From a region of the Microterricola gilva genome:
- a CDS encoding stealth family protein has product MSESPRDREQHHPLADPDKPAAFTRSDDPRAQAPERERHGFLSAEPEPVLRRQTGQTAPLTPGAAPRFARHDLVLRKGEYTLSSGHFTPHESMVDDLLAVRGALIDAGIDFLLVRGDNDRPVIAVDRRQRKELSRALAAAFADEPFYSATIDRPGQPSVLLADGALSAARKAAVFRLYRPRVEPIGRLRYGPETAFQLELWRFGDDEIVAPQENALMRARMPRHEAVEDTVELYGRRWRTLENMFAELASDVSFDIDMVFSWVDGSDVAFQKARAARMAGYVVGAGDDSDARFRQIDELKYALRSVYLFAPWVRRIFIATDSPVPAWLGEHPRVTVVRSEEFFQNPDALPTHNSHAVESQLHHIPGIAKHFLYSNDDMFFGRPLSPELFFSPGGVTKFVEAGTRIGLGESNPSRSGHDNAARVNRRLLKQRFGKVTTRHLEHCAAPLRRDVLDTMEREFAEDFARTAASQFRSATDISVTNSFYHYYALMAGHAVIQNQARVKYIETTLRSALPAMDRLVKRRDQDMFCLNDGSNPEISNETRTAAVTEFLEKYFPFPAPWERAEEPEPESTAPAGGVDSRGIDAEAAEAISDAVTAAAASARQQ; this is encoded by the coding sequence ATGTCCGAAAGCCCGCGCGATCGAGAGCAACACCACCCGTTGGCCGACCCGGACAAGCCGGCCGCATTCACCCGCAGCGACGATCCGCGCGCACAGGCCCCCGAGCGCGAACGCCACGGCTTCCTGAGCGCGGAGCCCGAGCCGGTTCTCCGCCGTCAGACGGGTCAGACTGCGCCTCTAACACCGGGCGCAGCGCCCCGCTTCGCGCGCCACGACCTCGTGCTGCGCAAGGGCGAGTACACGCTCAGCTCCGGCCACTTCACCCCGCACGAGTCCATGGTCGACGACCTGCTCGCCGTGCGCGGAGCACTCATCGACGCCGGCATCGACTTCCTGCTCGTGCGCGGCGACAACGACCGCCCCGTCATCGCCGTCGACCGCCGCCAGCGCAAGGAACTCAGCCGCGCGCTCGCCGCGGCCTTCGCCGACGAACCGTTCTACTCGGCCACGATCGACCGGCCCGGCCAGCCCTCCGTGCTCCTCGCCGACGGCGCGCTCTCCGCGGCCCGCAAGGCCGCGGTGTTCCGCCTCTACCGGCCGCGGGTCGAGCCGATCGGCCGCCTCCGCTACGGTCCGGAGACCGCGTTCCAGCTCGAACTCTGGCGTTTCGGCGACGACGAGATCGTCGCCCCGCAGGAGAACGCCCTGATGCGGGCCCGGATGCCGAGGCACGAGGCCGTCGAAGACACCGTCGAGCTCTACGGCCGCCGCTGGCGCACCCTCGAGAACATGTTCGCCGAACTGGCCAGCGACGTGAGCTTCGACATCGACATGGTCTTCTCCTGGGTCGACGGCAGCGACGTCGCCTTCCAGAAGGCCCGCGCCGCCCGCATGGCCGGCTACGTCGTCGGGGCCGGCGACGACTCCGACGCCCGTTTCCGGCAGATCGACGAGCTCAAGTACGCGCTGCGCAGCGTCTACCTCTTCGCCCCGTGGGTGCGCCGCATCTTCATCGCCACCGACTCCCCGGTTCCGGCCTGGCTCGGCGAGCACCCGCGGGTCACCGTCGTGCGCAGCGAGGAGTTCTTCCAGAACCCGGACGCCCTGCCCACCCACAACTCGCACGCCGTCGAGTCCCAGCTGCACCACATCCCCGGCATCGCCAAGCACTTCCTCTACTCCAACGACGACATGTTCTTCGGCCGCCCGCTCAGCCCCGAGCTGTTCTTCTCGCCAGGCGGTGTGACGAAGTTCGTCGAGGCGGGAACACGCATCGGCCTCGGCGAGAGCAACCCGAGCCGCAGCGGCCACGACAACGCCGCCCGCGTGAACCGCCGGTTGCTCAAGCAGCGCTTCGGCAAGGTGACCACGCGCCACCTCGAACACTGTGCCGCGCCGCTCCGCCGAGACGTGCTCGACACCATGGAGCGGGAGTTCGCAGAGGACTTCGCCCGCACCGCGGCCAGCCAGTTCCGCTCGGCAACCGACATCTCGGTGACGAACTCCTTTTACCACTATTACGCGCTGATGGCCGGGCATGCCGTCATCCAGAACCAGGCCAGGGTCAAGTACATCGAGACGACGCTGCGCTCGGCGCTGCCGGCGATGGACCGGCTCGTCAAGCGCCGCGACCAGGACATGTTCTGCCTGAACGACGGCAGCAACCCCGAGATCTCCAACGAGACGCGCACGGCCGCGGTCACCGAGTTCCTGGAGAAGTACTTCCCATTCCCTGCACCGTGGGAGCGGGCGGAGGAGCCGGAGCCCGAGAGCACTGCACCGGCCGGCGGCGTCGACTCTCGCGGCATCGACGCGGAGGCCGCCGAGGCGATCAGCGACGCGGTGACGGCGGCCGCGGCATCCGCCCGCCAGCAGTAA
- a CDS encoding J domain-containing protein, which produces MHDSPLSASPYEVLGVAAGVSDEELRKAYRRMLRVTHPDTGGDPARFDAVQRAWVLVGTSTARAAYDRGGSARNGAASASHVWTAQPSAPRRDSRPTARSHGHPGGWSRERYLVLMREWVGRGRTLSDPYDPALVRSAPRDIRHLLANALAEEATARQVATLGIGFSVWHDVATTAAGPGLPPKLDHIVLGPTGLFALQSEDWGGEVRIKRGDLIGEALAGERPMNDLAARAKSIARAAKVKFTGLMIVVPDAAAPSSLELLGKSRGAVTALVGQSRLPGVLRDGLPGAARIGGTELFEVRTRLQAAVKFL; this is translated from the coding sequence ATGCACGACAGCCCCCTTTCCGCCTCCCCGTACGAGGTGTTGGGCGTCGCCGCCGGCGTCAGCGATGAGGAGCTGCGCAAGGCATACCGGCGGATGCTCCGCGTCACCCACCCCGATACCGGCGGTGACCCGGCGCGTTTCGACGCCGTGCAGCGCGCCTGGGTGCTCGTGGGCACGAGCACGGCTCGTGCGGCGTACGACCGCGGCGGGTCCGCGCGCAACGGCGCGGCATCCGCGAGCCATGTGTGGACGGCGCAGCCGAGCGCTCCCCGCCGTGACTCCCGTCCGACGGCCCGCTCGCACGGGCACCCCGGCGGTTGGAGCCGCGAACGCTACCTCGTGCTCATGCGCGAGTGGGTCGGCCGCGGCCGCACGCTGAGCGACCCCTACGACCCCGCGCTCGTGCGCTCGGCCCCGCGCGACATCCGGCACCTGCTCGCCAACGCCCTCGCCGAGGAGGCGACGGCGCGCCAGGTCGCGACGCTCGGCATCGGCTTCTCGGTGTGGCACGACGTCGCCACGACCGCGGCCGGGCCGGGGCTCCCTCCGAAGCTCGACCACATCGTGCTCGGGCCGACCGGCCTGTTCGCCCTGCAGAGCGAGGACTGGGGCGGCGAGGTGCGCATCAAGCGCGGCGATCTGATCGGTGAGGCACTCGCCGGGGAGCGCCCGATGAACGATCTCGCCGCGCGCGCCAAGTCGATCGCGCGGGCGGCGAAGGTGAAGTTCACCGGGCTCATGATCGTCGTTCCGGATGCCGCTGCCCCCAGTTCACTGGAGCTGCTCGGCAAGTCGCGCGGCGCCGTCACCGCGCTCGTCGGCCAGTCGCGGCTGCCCGGTGTGCTGCGCGACGGACTGCCGGGCGCCGCCCGCATCGGCGGCACGGAACTGTTCGAGGTGCGCACCCGGCTGCAGGCGGCCGTCAAGTTCCTCTAG
- a CDS encoding dipeptide ABC transporter ATP-binding protein, which produces MTTQDAASPVSGETLGASVAGAPSADVESGALAETHAGSSDRSAAEAAKPSAPHSSADAELPVLAVEGLNVSYRTAAGLSRVVHDVSFTVRPGEVVALVGESGSGKTTTAQAVIGLLAENAHRDSGSILLNGVDIAGWSDKRLETVRGARIGLIPQDPSSSLNPVRTIGAQIAEVLQIHKRGDKAARQARVIELLTRVGLPDPERRAKQYPHELSGGMRQRVLIAIAIALRPELIIADEATSALDVTVQKTILDLLDELRVEFGTAILFVTHDLGVAAERAERIVVLQHGRIQEQGETRAVIASPESAYTKRLFADAPSFHVTPSRALRQPVAPLFLRDAAAAAAENPYAVEVEDLVTEFGRGANAFRAVDGVSFQLRRGTTHAIVGESGSGKTTTARAVVGLAEPTSGCIIIDGQHVAKLRGEQRRQLRRRIQLVYQNPFGSLDPRQSIEQIVAEPLRNFGLADGAPANRRSRGIRAAELIDLVALPQNVLGRRARELSGGQRQRVAIARALAVNPEILVLDEAVSALDVTVQAQILRLLESLQDELGLSYLFISHDLAVVRQISDTVTVMSRGRAVETGSATQIFGNPQHEYTQQLLAAVPSVKEFSA; this is translated from the coding sequence ATGACCACGCAGGATGCCGCATCGCCCGTTTCGGGCGAGACGCTCGGGGCTTCGGTCGCTGGCGCTCCCTCAGCCGACGTGGAGAGCGGAGCCCTCGCGGAAACCCACGCTGGCTCGAGCGACCGGAGCGCGGCGGAGGCCGCGAAGCCAAGTGCCCCGCACAGCTCAGCCGACGCGGAGTTGCCCGTCCTCGCGGTCGAGGGGCTCAACGTCTCGTACCGCACCGCCGCCGGGCTCAGCCGGGTGGTGCACGATGTCAGCTTCACCGTGCGCCCAGGGGAGGTCGTCGCCCTCGTCGGCGAATCGGGATCAGGGAAGACGACGACGGCCCAGGCCGTCATCGGTCTCCTCGCCGAGAATGCGCACCGCGACAGCGGCAGCATCCTGCTGAACGGCGTCGACATCGCCGGCTGGAGCGACAAGCGCCTCGAGACGGTCCGCGGCGCCCGCATCGGCCTGATCCCGCAGGACCCGTCCAGCTCGCTCAACCCCGTTCGCACCATCGGTGCCCAGATCGCCGAGGTGCTCCAGATCCACAAGCGCGGCGACAAGGCGGCGCGGCAGGCCCGCGTCATCGAGCTGCTGACCCGCGTCGGCCTGCCCGACCCGGAGCGCCGGGCCAAGCAGTACCCGCACGAGCTCTCCGGCGGCATGCGGCAGCGCGTGCTCATCGCCATCGCCATTGCGCTGCGGCCCGAGCTCATCATCGCCGACGAGGCGACGAGCGCCCTCGACGTCACCGTACAGAAGACGATCCTCGACCTGCTCGACGAGCTCCGCGTCGAGTTCGGCACCGCGATCCTCTTCGTCACGCACGACCTCGGCGTGGCCGCCGAGCGCGCGGAGCGCATCGTCGTGCTGCAACACGGCCGCATCCAGGAGCAGGGGGAGACCCGCGCCGTCATCGCGAGCCCGGAGAGCGCCTACACGAAGCGGCTCTTCGCCGACGCCCCCTCCTTCCACGTGACACCGAGCCGGGCACTGCGTCAGCCGGTCGCGCCGTTGTTCCTCCGGGACGCCGCCGCGGCCGCCGCCGAGAACCCCTACGCCGTCGAGGTCGAGGACCTCGTGACCGAATTCGGGCGCGGCGCCAACGCGTTCCGCGCCGTCGACGGCGTCTCGTTCCAGCTGCGCCGCGGAACCACGCACGCGATCGTGGGGGAGTCCGGGTCGGGCAAGACCACGACCGCCCGCGCCGTCGTCGGGCTCGCCGAGCCGACATCCGGATGCATCATCATCGACGGCCAGCACGTCGCGAAGCTCCGCGGCGAGCAGCGCAGGCAGCTGCGCCGGCGCATCCAACTCGTCTACCAGAACCCCTTCGGTTCACTGGACCCGCGGCAGAGCATCGAGCAGATCGTCGCCGAACCGCTGCGCAACTTCGGCCTCGCCGACGGCGCGCCGGCCAACCGCCGCAGCCGCGGCATCCGTGCTGCCGAGCTGATCGACCTCGTCGCGTTGCCGCAGAACGTGCTCGGGCGGCGGGCCCGCGAGCTGAGCGGCGGCCAGCGGCAGCGGGTCGCGATCGCCAGGGCGCTCGCGGTCAACCCGGAGATCCTCGTGCTCGATGAGGCCGTCTCCGCCCTCGACGTCACCGTGCAGGCCCAGATTCTGCGCCTGCTCGAGAGCCTGCAGGACGAGCTCGGACTCAGCTACCTCTTCATCTCGCACGACCTCGCCGTGGTGCGACAGATCTCGGACACGGTCACGGTGATGAGCCGCGGCCGGGCCGTGGAGACCGGCAGCGCCACCCAGATCTTCGGCAACCCACAACACGAATACACGCAGCAGCTGCTCGCAGCGGTGCCATCAGTCAAGGAGTTCTCAGCATGA
- a CDS encoding phosphodiesterase: MNTRMAEYPRPHHFLLHLSDTHLLAADGKLYDRVDSTALLQRLFQEVEASGGHPEAIVFTGDLADKGEPDAYRRLREIVEPAAARLGARVIWVMGNHDDRGAFRSGLLGEQPSTMPVDAVYDLNGLRLITLDSTVPGHHFGAVTTAQLDWLTRELATPAPDGTILAMHHPPIPSVLDLAVAVELRDQGPLAAVLRGSDVRSIIAGHLHYSSTATFAGIPVSVASATCYTQDLNVPVGGTRGRDGAQGFNLVHVYPDTVLHSVVPLGSYAPLDYIDAAETARRLAADGIRIAPSSVHGPPTTPIPVMA, translated from the coding sequence GTGAACACACGCATGGCCGAGTACCCACGGCCACATCATTTCCTGCTCCACCTGAGCGACACCCACCTGCTCGCCGCCGACGGCAAGCTCTACGACCGGGTCGACAGCACAGCACTGCTGCAACGCCTGTTCCAGGAGGTCGAGGCCTCCGGCGGGCACCCGGAGGCGATCGTCTTCACCGGTGATCTGGCCGACAAGGGCGAACCGGATGCCTACCGCCGGCTGCGCGAGATCGTCGAGCCGGCCGCGGCCAGGCTCGGGGCGCGCGTCATCTGGGTGATGGGCAACCACGACGATCGCGGCGCGTTCCGCAGCGGGCTGCTCGGCGAGCAGCCGTCGACGATGCCGGTCGACGCCGTCTACGACCTCAACGGCCTCCGCCTGATCACCCTCGATTCGACCGTGCCCGGCCACCACTTCGGGGCGGTCACGACCGCGCAGCTGGACTGGCTGACCCGCGAGCTGGCCACCCCGGCCCCGGACGGCACCATCCTGGCGATGCACCACCCGCCGATCCCGAGCGTGCTCGACCTCGCCGTGGCCGTCGAGCTGCGCGATCAGGGTCCGCTGGCCGCTGTGCTCCGGGGCAGCGATGTGCGCAGCATCATCGCCGGGCACCTGCACTACTCGTCGACCGCGACCTTCGCCGGCATCCCCGTGTCCGTGGCGTCGGCCACCTGCTACACCCAGGACCTCAACGTGCCGGTCGGCGGCACCCGCGGCCGCGACGGCGCCCAGGGCTTCAACCTCGTGCACGTCTACCCCGACACGGTGCTGCACTCGGTCGTTCCGCTCGGCAGCTACGCGCCGCTGGACTACATCGACGCGGCCGAGACCGCGCGCCGGCTGGCGGCCGACGGCATCCGCATCGCGCCATCGAGCGTGCACGGGCCGCCGACCACACCGATCCCCGTCATGGCCTGA
- a CDS encoding DUF7059 domain-containing protein, whose amino-acid sequence MPDVKPVELNPAAIALLRADLDEARFSEASLDGLWGPDAAAALRRNERVPALRALAALRARLGAPTAVATLAELFVLGMPVGRTDLQAALPRLGVDGASALGLVGPAAAFAQHAAGEQQTSETPGDATGSDAEHGETLRALLELRPYSFNDSRGGGAWWILSDLGELALGGPLGENHVLGVGGASRTLSGLMLQNEVDSVLDLGTGCGIQAMHAARHARRVVATDISRRALELAAFNAELNEIDGVEFRFGSLFEPVAGERFDHIISNPPFVITPRVEGVPAYEYRDGGMVGDALVEQVVRDAAAHLTPGGVLQMLGNWEYTESVPDAFDRLRSWLEPVGAGSALDYWIVEREAQSATQYAETWIRDGGTRPGTPDFDRLFGAWLDDFAERGVTQIGFGYVLLRAPASLASTGSLVEPLPAVEPHSLVEPHSPVEPHSLVEPVETLSAADFDKLNQREAPRLERLERLHAPLGDNEWGLGVHLGNCLAARDWHAEQSDAELAAQCLSVAGDVTEERHYWPGHDDPTELLLRQGGGFARTISPGTALAALVGASDGELSVGAIAAALAQLLEVDGAALGAELVDGARRLLEDGILLPPDTGSDTGPDTGA is encoded by the coding sequence ATGCCCGACGTGAAGCCCGTTGAACTGAATCCCGCCGCGATCGCCCTCCTGCGCGCCGACCTTGACGAGGCGCGCTTCTCCGAGGCGAGCCTCGACGGGCTCTGGGGTCCGGATGCCGCTGCCGCCCTCCGCCGCAACGAGCGTGTTCCTGCGCTCCGCGCCCTCGCCGCGCTGCGTGCCCGCCTCGGAGCCCCGACGGCCGTCGCCACCCTCGCCGAACTGTTCGTGCTGGGCATGCCCGTCGGCCGCACCGATCTGCAGGCGGCACTGCCGCGCCTCGGTGTCGACGGCGCGAGTGCGCTCGGGCTCGTCGGGCCCGCCGCCGCTTTCGCTCAGCATGCAGCGGGGGAGCAGCAGACATCCGAAACCCCGGGCGACGCAACAGGGAGCGACGCAGAGCACGGCGAGACGCTGCGGGCCCTGCTCGAGCTGCGCCCATACAGCTTCAACGACAGCCGCGGCGGCGGAGCGTGGTGGATCCTCTCCGACCTCGGCGAGCTCGCCCTCGGCGGACCGCTCGGCGAGAACCACGTGCTCGGCGTCGGCGGGGCGTCGCGCACGCTCTCCGGCCTCATGCTGCAGAACGAAGTCGACAGCGTGCTCGACCTCGGCACGGGCTGCGGCATCCAGGCGATGCACGCGGCCAGGCACGCGCGCCGCGTCGTCGCGACCGACATCTCGCGCCGCGCCCTGGAACTTGCCGCCTTCAACGCCGAACTCAATGAGATCGACGGGGTCGAGTTCCGCTTCGGCAGCCTGTTCGAACCCGTCGCGGGGGAGCGCTTCGACCACATCATCAGCAACCCGCCGTTCGTCATCACGCCGCGGGTCGAGGGCGTTCCCGCCTACGAATACCGCGACGGCGGCATGGTCGGCGATGCCCTCGTCGAGCAGGTGGTGCGGGATGCCGCGGCGCACCTGACCCCGGGCGGCGTGCTGCAGATGCTCGGCAACTGGGAGTACACCGAGTCCGTTCCGGACGCCTTCGACCGTCTGCGCTCGTGGCTGGAACCCGTCGGGGCCGGCTCGGCGCTCGACTACTGGATCGTCGAGCGGGAGGCGCAGTCGGCGACGCAGTATGCCGAGACGTGGATCCGCGATGGCGGCACGCGCCCGGGAACGCCGGACTTCGACCGGCTCTTCGGCGCCTGGCTCGACGACTTCGCCGAGCGCGGGGTGACGCAGATCGGCTTCGGCTACGTGCTGCTGCGCGCCCCGGCCTCGCTGGCGTCGACGGGTTCGCTGGTCGAGCCGCTCCCGGCGGTCGAGCCGCACTCGCTGGTCGAGCCGCATTCGCCGGTCGAGCCGCATTCGCTGGTTGAGCCTGTCGAAACCCTGTCGGCGGCTGATTTCGACAAGCTCAATCAACGGGAAGCCCCGCGCCTGGAGCGGCTCGAGCGCCTGCACGCTCCGCTCGGCGACAACGAGTGGGGTCTCGGCGTGCACCTCGGCAACTGCCTGGCCGCCCGCGACTGGCACGCGGAACAGTCCGACGCCGAACTCGCCGCGCAATGCCTCAGCGTGGCCGGCGACGTCACGGAGGAGCGCCACTACTGGCCGGGCCACGACGACCCGACCGAACTGCTGCTGCGCCAGGGTGGCGGCTTCGCCCGCACGATCTCCCCTGGAACGGCCCTCGCCGCACTGGTCGGTGCCTCCGACGGCGAGCTCAGCGTCGGCGCGATCGCCGCGGCACTGGCGCAACTGCTCGAGGTGGACGGGGCCGCCCTCGGTGCCGAACTGGTCGACGGCGCCCGCCGACTGCTCGAGGACGGCATCCTGCTGCCGCCCGACACCGGCTCCGACACCGGCCCCGACACCGGCGCCTGA
- a CDS encoding CMD domain protein — protein MTTIAPPDVIDELLGVTPGSAIDELRARRPVTRANAQASYDALFTPEHPGTVSAVERFAVAAFVTGLHASAATQQYYAEQLANAATAPVAAESARALPQAVAAELGAARTSGPYGAYPAGPLSVEDRDGLRYRVAPERRDVLGARLASALEHAHLLVFRPREASPAALQALLDAGWSTSDIVTLSQLVAFLTFQIRVVAGLELLS, from the coding sequence ATGACCACCATCGCCCCGCCCGACGTGATCGATGAGCTGCTCGGGGTCACCCCGGGATCGGCCATCGACGAGCTGCGCGCCCGCCGCCCCGTCACCCGCGCCAACGCGCAGGCCAGCTACGACGCGCTGTTCACCCCGGAGCACCCCGGAACTGTGAGTGCCGTTGAGCGCTTCGCGGTCGCCGCCTTCGTCACCGGGCTGCACGCCTCCGCCGCCACACAGCAGTACTACGCGGAACAGCTGGCCAACGCGGCCACCGCCCCGGTCGCCGCGGAGTCGGCCCGCGCGCTGCCGCAGGCCGTCGCCGCCGAACTGGGCGCCGCCCGCACCAGCGGGCCGTACGGTGCCTACCCGGCCGGACCGCTCAGCGTCGAAGACCGCGACGGCCTCCGCTACCGCGTCGCCCCGGAACGCCGCGACGTGCTCGGCGCGCGCCTGGCCTCAGCCCTCGAACACGCGCACCTGCTCGTGTTCCGCCCGCGCGAGGCCAGCCCGGCCGCGCTGCAGGCGCTGCTCGACGCCGGGTGGAGCACGAGCGACATCGTCACCCTCTCGCAACTCGTCGCCTTCCTCACCTTTCAGATTCGCGTTGTAGCCGGATTGGAGCTCCTCTCATGA
- a CDS encoding DUF488 domain-containing protein, whose translation MAVLIKRAYDDASPDDGYRVLVDRLWPRGVSREHADIHLWLKAVAPSPELRTWWNHDPARLDQFAARYRAELETVPEASDGVAQLRAIAAAHDPLTLVYGARDPEVNHAAVLRDYLNG comes from the coding sequence ATGGCTGTTCTGATCAAACGCGCCTACGACGACGCGTCACCCGACGATGGGTACCGTGTGCTCGTCGATCGGCTCTGGCCACGCGGTGTGAGTCGGGAGCACGCCGACATCCACCTCTGGTTGAAGGCCGTCGCGCCGAGCCCGGAGCTCCGCACCTGGTGGAACCACGATCCGGCCAGGCTCGACCAGTTCGCCGCCCGCTACCGGGCCGAGCTCGAGACGGTCCCGGAGGCCTCCGACGGCGTCGCGCAGCTGCGCGCCATCGCGGCGGCGCACGACCCGCTGACGCTCGTCTACGGAGCCCGCGACCCCGAAGTGAATCACGCCGCGGTCCTTCGCGACTACCTCAACGGTTGA
- a CDS encoding LLM class flavin-dependent oxidoreductase produces the protein MSETANTPAPRGLGFFTRLLDEAAPGERFRLAAEQIRTAERFGFDSAWVAQHHFSASEGGLPAPFVFLAHVAAQTSAIRLGTGIVTLPLEDPVRVAEDASVLDLLAGGRLELGVGSGGTASSFAAFGKRSEDRGTIFADHLAVLRDAFAGLPLGAGRASTVGSSTNSADAAALASAFAAARENRLYPAAPQLGGKLWQATFSVAGGSRAAAAGDGLMLSRTQPRPPGSPRASLDDIQRPIVDAYYEALPAGATPRIMASRTLFVADDRAEALRIAEPNLRRAAAGFRAGGQHIEGDSLQELIAGLDTHIGTVDDVIESLAADRSLDRVSDVVFQVHSVDPPHELVLRSIELIATQVAPALGIGRANASHSSEHDSSGPHTDSVRTESLARTGAHA, from the coding sequence ATGAGCGAAACCGCCAACACACCGGCCCCGCGTGGCCTCGGATTCTTCACCCGCCTACTCGACGAGGCCGCTCCCGGTGAGCGGTTCCGGCTCGCCGCCGAGCAGATCCGCACCGCGGAGCGCTTCGGCTTCGACTCGGCGTGGGTCGCCCAACACCACTTCAGCGCCAGCGAGGGCGGGCTCCCCGCCCCGTTCGTGTTCCTCGCCCACGTGGCCGCGCAGACCTCGGCGATCCGCCTCGGCACCGGCATCGTGACGCTGCCATTGGAGGACCCGGTGCGGGTCGCCGAAGACGCATCCGTGCTCGACCTGCTCGCCGGTGGGCGGCTCGAACTCGGCGTCGGCTCCGGCGGAACCGCCTCCTCCTTCGCCGCCTTCGGCAAGCGCAGCGAGGACCGCGGCACGATCTTCGCCGACCACCTCGCCGTGCTGCGCGACGCCTTCGCCGGCCTGCCGCTCGGTGCCGGGCGGGCGTCGACCGTCGGCTCGTCGACGAACTCGGCGGATGCCGCTGCCCTCGCCTCCGCCTTCGCCGCCGCCCGCGAGAACCGGCTCTACCCGGCAGCGCCGCAGCTCGGCGGCAAGCTCTGGCAGGCGACATTCTCGGTGGCCGGCGGAAGCCGGGCCGCCGCGGCCGGAGACGGCCTGATGCTCTCCCGCACCCAGCCACGCCCGCCCGGATCGCCGCGCGCGAGCCTCGACGACATCCAGCGCCCCATCGTCGACGCCTACTACGAGGCGCTGCCGGCCGGGGCGACGCCGCGGATCATGGCCTCCCGCACGCTCTTCGTCGCCGACGACCGCGCGGAGGCGCTGCGCATCGCCGAGCCGAACCTGCGCCGGGCCGCCGCCGGTTTCCGCGCGGGTGGCCAGCACATCGAGGGAGACTCGCTCCAGGAGCTGATCGCCGGCCTCGACACGCACATCGGCACGGTCGATGACGTGATCGAGTCGCTCGCGGCCGACCGCAGCCTCGACCGAGTCAGCGACGTCGTCTTCCAGGTGCACTCCGTCGATCCGCCGCACGAGCTGGTGCTGCGCTCGATCGAGCTCATCGCCACGCAGGTCGCGCCAGCGCTCGGCATCGGTCGCGCCAACGCATCCCACTCGTCCGAACACGACTCGTCCGGACCCCACACCGACTCAGTCCGCACCGAATCCCTCGCCAGAACAGGAGCACACGCATGA
- a CDS encoding alkylhydroperoxidase domain protein produces MTTPAQPASSASETIVGDPTDTAEHVIEHPELDRPVVFTQAELGWVPWLEPLPESEFEERHWAGLVDASRAKSPYFALLARDPEILGARTRTDKDIFYNAKEGLPRAERELAATATSRHNGCIFCASVHSRFASHHSKRSDDVQRLLDEGTDAALDPRWRAIVDASVALASTPVALTAGHVAELRAQGLDELEIADVIHGAAFFSWANRLMLSLGEPEAPQG; encoded by the coding sequence ATGACCACGCCAGCACAGCCGGCATCCTCGGCATCCGAGACCATCGTCGGCGACCCCACCGACACGGCCGAACACGTCATCGAACACCCGGAGCTCGACCGCCCCGTCGTCTTCACCCAGGCCGAACTCGGCTGGGTGCCGTGGCTCGAGCCGCTGCCGGAATCCGAGTTCGAGGAGCGGCACTGGGCGGGCCTCGTCGACGCCTCGCGCGCCAAGTCGCCCTACTTCGCGCTGCTGGCCCGCGACCCGGAGATCCTCGGCGCCCGCACCCGCACAGACAAGGACATCTTCTACAACGCCAAGGAGGGCCTGCCGCGGGCGGAACGCGAGCTCGCCGCCACCGCGACCAGCAGGCACAACGGCTGCATCTTCTGCGCCAGCGTGCACTCCCGCTTCGCGAGCCACCACTCCAAGCGCTCCGACGACGTGCAGCGCCTGCTCGACGAGGGCACGGATGCCGCCCTCGACCCGCGCTGGCGGGCCATCGTCGACGCCTCCGTCGCACTCGCGAGCACACCCGTCGCGCTGACCGCCGGTCACGTCGCCGAGTTGCGCGCGCAGGGCCTCGACGAGCTCGAGATCGCCGACGTCATCCACGGCGCCGCATTCTTCAGCTGGGCCAACCGCCTGATGCTGAGCCTCGGCGAGCCGGAGGCCCCACAGGGCTGA